The Methanobrevibacter olleyae genome has a segment encoding these proteins:
- a CDS encoding methanogenesis marker 9 domain-containing protein has protein sequence MAWDDAPSHICRGGDVRGLAFCCPPVKPCPIMGALKEVGLTPQEFLDIKEKFARETRLGEGPATCFGSLVWCCKTSKPCPLRDMTLNQIGMSEEEYMTLKNELSEAVLKAGTPPTSNEAVFALSQTFNINESEAEKVLTDCNNDLRMAVKLLKLKQLENK, from the coding sequence ATGGCATGGGATGATGCACCGTCACATATTTGTAGAGGTGGAGATGTAAGAGGATTAGCATTCTGCTGTCCTCCTGTAAAACCTTGCCCTATTATGGGGGCTTTAAAAGAAGTAGGATTAACTCCTCAAGAATTTTTAGATATTAAAGAAAAATTTGCAAGAGAAACTAGATTAGGTGAAGGTCCAGCAACTTGTTTTGGATCATTAGTATGGTGTTGTAAAACTTCAAAACCTTGTCCTTTAAGAGACATGACCTTAAATCAAATAGGTATGAGTGAAGAGGAATATATGACACTTAAAAACGAGTTATCAGAGGCTGTTTTAAAAGCAGGCACTCCCCCAACTTCAAATGAAGCAGTATTTGCACTTTCACAAACATTTAATATAAATGAATCAGAAGCTGAAAAAGTACTTACAGACTGTAATAATGATTTAAGAATGGCTGTTAAATTACTTAAACTTAAACAATTAGAAAATAAATAA
- the atwA gene encoding methyl coenzyme M reductase system, component A2, translating to MSFITLKNINKSFNGEPVLKDINLTIEEGSTLGILGRSGSGKSVLINMLRGTKEYAPDSGEVLFDLSICENKKCLHVEPASKAGEKCPECGDELKSQQIDFWKAGRLEKAAIRRRISIMLQRNFALYDEQTVIDNVLNAMGDEGRYEEENIYRAIDLLEMVQMSHRVTHVARDLSGGEKQRVVLARQLAKNPMLLLADEPTGTLDPQTAEKLHQTLIHGVKDEGISMVITSHWPEVMSHLADDVIWLDEGEIIEHGDPNEIVEKFLETVPQAEQVERVEHTEEAIKVDEIKKHYYSIERGVVKAVDGVSLTINKGEIYGIVGLSGSGKTTLTRMIIGLTEPSSGELEIRLGDDWIDMKKPGPLNRGRVTSYLGLLHQEYSLYPHRDVLGNLTDAISLNLPAEFAKIKAAHILETVGFEKDKSISMLAKWPDELSGGERHRVALAQVLIKEPNIVVLDEPTGTMDPVTRIIVTNSILKARDELDQTFVIISHDMDFVLDVCDKASLMRGGKLLKTGTPEEIVVELTGEEKEDMLKDH from the coding sequence ATGTCTTTCATAACATTAAAAAATATTAATAAGTCATTTAATGGAGAACCTGTTCTTAAAGATATTAACTTAACTATAGAAGAAGGTTCTACTTTAGGTATTCTCGGTAGAAGTGGTAGTGGAAAATCAGTTTTAATCAACATGTTAAGAGGTACTAAAGAATATGCTCCAGATAGTGGAGAAGTACTCTTCGATTTATCAATATGTGAAAATAAAAAATGTTTACATGTTGAACCTGCTTCAAAAGCAGGAGAAAAATGTCCAGAGTGTGGAGATGAATTAAAATCCCAGCAAATTGACTTCTGGAAAGCAGGAAGATTAGAAAAAGCTGCAATCAGAAGAAGAATTTCTATCATGTTACAGAGAAACTTTGCATTATACGATGAACAAACTGTAATTGACAATGTATTAAATGCAATGGGTGATGAAGGTAGATATGAAGAAGAAAACATTTACCGTGCTATTGACCTATTAGAAATGGTTCAAATGAGCCATAGGGTTACCCACGTTGCACGTGACTTAAGTGGAGGAGAAAAACAGAGAGTAGTACTTGCAAGGCAATTAGCTAAAAACCCTATGTTACTTTTAGCAGATGAACCAACAGGAACATTAGACCCCCAAACTGCTGAAAAACTCCACCAAACTTTAATTCATGGTGTTAAAGATGAAGGCATTAGTATGGTAATTACATCTCACTGGCCAGAAGTTATGAGTCACCTAGCTGATGATGTAATTTGGCTAGATGAAGGAGAAATCATAGAACACGGCGATCCAAATGAGATTGTTGAAAAGTTCTTAGAAACCGTACCTCAAGCTGAACAAGTTGAAAGAGTTGAACACACCGAAGAAGCAATTAAAGTTGATGAAATTAAAAAACATTATTATTCAATTGAAAGGGGAGTAGTAAAAGCAGTAGATGGAGTAAGCTTAACAATAAATAAAGGAGAAATTTATGGTATTGTTGGACTTAGTGGATCTGGTAAAACTACTTTAACTAGAATGATAATTGGTTTAACTGAACCAAGTAGTGGAGAACTTGAAATTAGACTAGGTGATGATTGGATTGATATGAAAAAGCCAGGTCCTTTAAACAGAGGACGTGTAACTTCATACTTAGGCCTATTACACCAAGAATACTCTTTATATCCTCATAGAGATGTTTTAGGAAACTTAACTGATGCTATTAGTTTAAACTTACCTGCAGAATTTGCAAAAATTAAAGCAGCACATATCCTTGAAACTGTAGGATTTGAAAAAGACAAGTCTATTAGCATGTTAGCTAAATGGCCTGATGAGTTAAGTGGAGGAGAAAGGCATAGAGTAGCTCTTGCACAAGTTCTTATTAAAGAACCTAATATAGTTGTATTAGATGAACCAACAGGTACTATGGATCCAGTTACAAGAATTATCGTAACTAACTCTATTTTAAAAGCAAGAGATGAATTAGATCAAACATTTGTAATTATTTCACACGACATGGACTTCGTTTTAGATGTTTGTGATAAGGCAAGCTTAATGAGAGGAGGAAAACTCCTTAAAACTGGAACTCCAGAAGAAATAGTTGTAGAATTAACTGGTGAAGAAAAAGAAGACATGTTAAAAGATCATTAA
- a CDS encoding precorrin-2 dehydrogenase/sirohydrochlorin ferrochelatase family protein has translation MGLTSLFLEVENKNVFILGTGEVATRRAHRFLDKGANVILAGNSIDDELTKKGAILTPLKNLDEIVKWSDIVVTASGDAELCEYIASISKGKLINRADKPEKGNIIIPTSFFIDNIEISIYTNGQSPLMARELRKKIQSIITEEDLLEIKLQDYARTFLKEKIDDQKIRKEYLYNILNNEKIKGYLKENKFIEAKELVEEIIKSDFN, from the coding sequence ATGGGATTGACTTCTCTTTTTTTAGAAGTGGAAAATAAAAATGTTTTTATTTTAGGTACTGGAGAAGTAGCTACAAGAAGGGCTCATCGCTTTTTAGATAAGGGTGCAAATGTTATTTTAGCAGGAAATTCAATTGATGATGAATTAACTAAAAAAGGAGCTATCTTAACACCTTTAAAAAATCTTGATGAAATAGTTAAATGGAGTGACATAGTAGTTACAGCAAGTGGCGATGCAGAATTATGTGAATACATAGCATCTATTAGTAAAGGAAAATTAATAAATAGGGCAGATAAACCTGAAAAAGGAAATATAATAATCCCTACAAGTTTTTTTATAGATAATATAGAAATATCCATTTATACAAATGGGCAAAGTCCTTTAATGGCTCGTGAACTTAGAAAAAAGATTCAGTCTATAATTACAGAAGAAGATTTACTTGAAATAAAACTTCAAGATTATGCCAGAACTTTTCTAAAAGAAAAAATAGATGATCAAAAAATAAGAAAGGAATATCTTTATAATATATTAAATAATGAAAAAATCAAAGGATATTTAAAAGAAAATAAGTTTA
- the rnhB gene encoding ribonuclease HII — MDTLGLDEAGRGPVLGPMVVAGIVIPEKKEKIIERMGVKDSKRLTPNRRTVLYRKLTKMFDYEIVVITAKDIDTLREKGINLNQIEKLAMRKIVSNLRADRIIIDSLDIKEGRLQDEMQEYVGNASEVIAEHKADDKYLTVGAASIIAKTKRDLLIEEINKEYIKSTKDRDGIGSGYPSDPKTKNFLKKFKYDEMPDFVRRTWGNVQKIKEAEKLN, encoded by the coding sequence ATGGATACACTAGGATTAGATGAAGCAGGACGAGGTCCTGTTTTAGGACCAATGGTTGTTGCAGGAATAGTTATACCTGAGAAAAAAGAAAAAATTATCGAAAGAATGGGTGTAAAAGACTCTAAAAGATTAACTCCAAATAGAAGAACTGTTTTATATCGTAAATTAACTAAGATGTTTGATTATGAAATTGTAGTTATTACTGCAAAGGACATAGATACTTTAAGGGAAAAAGGAATTAATCTTAACCAAATAGAAAAGTTAGCAATGCGTAAAATAGTATCTAATTTAAGGGCTGATAGGATAATTATTGATTCTTTAGATATTAAAGAAGGTAGACTTCAAGATGAAATGCAAGAGTATGTGGGAAATGCCAGCGAGGTTATTGCTGAGCATAAAGCAGATGATAAATATTTAACCGTTGGAGCTGCTTCAATTATTGCAAAAACAAAAAGAGATCTGCTGATTGAGGAAATCAATAAAGAATATATAAAATCCACTAAAGATAGAGATGGAATCGGTTCTGGATATCCAAGTGATCCAAAAACTAAAAACTTCTTAAAGAAATTTAAATATGATGAAATGCCTGATTTTGTAAGAAGAACTTGGGGAAATGTTCAAAAAATCAAAGAAGCTGAAAAATTAAATTAA
- a CDS encoding coenzyme F420-0:L-glutamate ligase, with protein MTLELFGLKEIPLVKKGDNIAKIIEEDLKKEGLDLEDGDILIIAETLISKAEGNIIRIDEIIPSEEAIEIAEKSKKDPKLVEIILQESKEVVELGPNFIVTETKHGFVCANSGIDESNVDDGLAKPIPINPDASAKEIREYLEYISDKKLAVIITDTQGRAFRVGAIGTAIGCSGIKPLWVRIGEKDLYGRSLETTEIATADELAAAASLLMGQANEGIPVVLIRGFEAFNHLRDTEIGIKPLLRPKEFDVFRK; from the coding sequence ATGACTTTAGAATTATTTGGGTTAAAAGAAATCCCTTTGGTAAAAAAAGGAGATAATATTGCTAAAATTATTGAAGAAGATTTAAAAAAAGAAGGCTTAGATCTTGAAGATGGTGACATTTTAATTATTGCTGAGACATTAATTTCAAAAGCAGAAGGAAATATTATAAGAATTGATGAAATCATTCCCTCAGAAGAAGCTATTGAAATTGCAGAAAAATCTAAAAAAGACCCTAAACTTGTTGAAATAATTCTTCAAGAATCTAAAGAAGTTGTTGAACTAGGACCTAATTTTATAGTTACTGAAACCAAACATGGTTTTGTTTGTGCAAATTCTGGAATTGATGAGTCTAATGTTGATGATGGATTAGCAAAACCCATACCTATAAATCCTGATGCATCTGCAAAAGAAATAAGAGAATATTTAGAATATATAAGTGATAAAAAACTTGCAGTAATAATTACAGATACACAAGGTAGAGCATTTAGAGTTGGTGCAATAGGAACAGCTATTGGTTGCTCTGGAATTAAACCTCTTTGGGTAAGAATTGGTGAGAAAGACCTATATGGAAGAAGTCTTGAAACTACAGAAATAGCTACTGCTGATGAACTTGCAGCTGCAGCATCATTATTAATGGGACAGGCAAATGAAGGAATTCCTGTAGTTTTAATTAGAGGCTTTGAAGCATTCAATCATCTTAGAGATACTGAAATAGGAATTAAGCCACTGCTTAGACCTAAAGAATTTGATGTTTTTAGAAAATAG
- a CDS encoding DUF134 domain-containing protein: MVRPKIERRIVKKPDFKCLKHRDVSTEEDYESIKMNLDEFEAIRLGDYHNIKQKEAAELMGISQPTFHRIINSARKKTAISLIEAKKIEINNENFTTEDKIYICKDCGFQWNNPKKEYTNCPDCKSENIEIIKNGLNDNFNLNDNFNSNNKSIEPSSPQICNITETADFPLRERKSFGGPGSGRGPSKACECPKCGYTAPKIRGFPCRNIKCPECGTPLCGFKDE; this comes from the coding sequence ATGGTTAGACCAAAAATTGAAAGGAGAATTGTGAAAAAACCTGATTTTAAATGCTTAAAACATAGAGATGTCTCAACTGAAGAGGATTATGAAAGTATAAAAATGAATCTTGATGAATTTGAAGCAATAAGGTTAGGAGATTATCACAATATAAAACAGAAAGAAGCCGCAGAATTAATGGGTATTTCACAGCCTACATTCCATAGAATAATCAACTCTGCAAGAAAAAAGACGGCAATATCTTTAATTGAAGCTAAGAAAATTGAGATAAATAATGAAAATTTTACCACAGAAGATAAAATATACATTTGTAAAGACTGTGGCTTTCAATGGAACAATCCCAAAAAAGAATACACCAACTGCCCAGACTGTAAATCTGAAAATATTGAAATAATTAAAAATGGCTTGAATGATAATTTTAATTTAAATGATAATTTTAACAGTAACAATAAATCAATTGAGCCATCAAGTCCTCAAATATGCAATATCACAGAAACTGCCGATTTTCCTTTAAGGGAAAGAAAGTCTTTTGGAGGACCTGGAAGCGGGAGAGGACCATCAAAAGCATGCGAATGTCCCAAATGTGGATATACCGCACCAAAAATTAGAGGATTTCCATGTAGAAATATAAAATGCCCTGAATGTGGAACACCACTATGTGGATTTAAAGATGAATAA
- a CDS encoding MotA/TolQ/ExbB proton channel family protein yields MVLEILTSGFGMIMEMLQSGGAITYIILLLGIYGLLISVRKVFYLRKISKIDATEIMGTITSSMEQGGAIEALKNISHYKNPVSRIMSEALKIGYKNKTEVEESMEQIFIVEMSKMTNGINALKTIIELAPFLGLIGTVLGIWLTFKNLGVNPSAATMAEGIYIALITTIAGLTVAIVLMPLYTYIKSLIDTEMDKIELATKMTNWSYAVIKIRVYEKLPCVIEALQEAEGIVSVKEITDPYSNIQISFKPSMLEKSISNIILEKCDVKSEITESKLRQ; encoded by the coding sequence ATGGTTTTAGAAATACTTACTAGTGGATTTGGCATGATTATGGAGATGTTACAAAGTGGAGGAGCTATTACTTATATAATTCTTTTACTTGGTATATATGGTCTGCTAATATCTGTAAGAAAGGTATTTTACCTTAGAAAAATAAGCAAAATTGATGCTACTGAAATTATGGGAACAATCACATCTTCTATGGAGCAAGGAGGAGCTATTGAAGCTTTAAAAAATATTAGTCACTATAAAAATCCTGTTTCTAGAATTATGTCAGAGGCATTGAAAATAGGTTATAAGAATAAAACAGAAGTAGAAGAAAGTATGGAGCAAATTTTCATTGTTGAAATGAGTAAAATGACTAATGGAATCAATGCTTTAAAAACTATTATTGAATTAGCTCCATTTTTAGGTTTGATTGGTACTGTATTAGGTATTTGGCTTACCTTTAAAAATTTAGGTGTCAACCCTAGTGCTGCAACAATGGCTGAGGGTATTTATATTGCGCTTATCACTACTATTGCAGGTTTAACAGTAGCTATTGTTCTTATGCCATTATATACTTATATTAAAAGTTTAATCGATACAGAGATGGACAAAATTGAATTAGCTACTAAAATGACTAATTGGAGCTATGCAGTAATTAAAATTAGAGTTTATGAGAAATTACCTTGTGTTATTGAAGCTCTTCAAGAAGCAGAAGGTATTGTCAGTGTAAAAGAAATCACTGACCCTTATTCAAATATTCAAATTTCATTTAAACCAAGTATGCTTGAAAAGAGTATTAGTAATATCATTCTAGAAAAATGTGATGTGAAATCTGAAATTACTGAAAGTAAATTGAGACAATAA
- a CDS encoding GTP cyclohydrolase III: MIQMTLIQIDNYGPWTVTPKPRTESDLQILQAELFADVQRQIAAKKGLVFFTRFDNLLAVTNGLNEEDHMRIQRSIRNRYPVTISMGVGAAETAHEAQRLATIALQEKGGAQSGRKEILAINNLIENPEDSFVQAAHIDINSVTETLTDIESAFDTSFMVNKAQHYLMTKLREKGALLFFIGGDNFMSPCNGLNEEDLTKILIDIKEEIGIGLKAGIGRADNIEDAAYMADIGLEIIREGNNKEWIHLIEELQ, translated from the coding sequence ATGATACAAATGACTTTGATACAAATCGATAATTATGGTCCATGGACAGTTACTCCAAAACCACGTACTGAATCAGACCTTCAAATTTTACAAGCAGAACTTTTTGCAGATGTACAAAGGCAAATAGCTGCTAAGAAAGGTTTAGTGTTCTTTACAAGATTCGATAACTTATTAGCAGTTACAAATGGCCTTAATGAAGAAGACCACATGAGAATTCAAAGATCTATTAGAAACCGATACCCTGTTACAATCAGTATGGGTGTAGGGGCAGCAGAAACTGCACATGAGGCTCAAAGATTAGCTACAATCGCTCTTCAAGAAAAGGGAGGAGCACAATCTGGAAGAAAAGAAATTTTAGCAATTAATAATTTAATTGAAAATCCAGAAGATAGCTTTGTACAAGCTGCACATATTGATATTAATAGTGTTACAGAAACTTTAACTGATATAGAATCTGCCTTTGATACAAGTTTCATGGTAAATAAAGCACAGCATTACTTAATGACTAAATTAAGAGAGAAAGGAGCATTATTATTCTTCATTGGTGGAGACAATTTCATGTCCCCATGTAATGGATTAAATGAAGAAGATCTTACCAAAATACTTATAGATATTAAAGAAGAAATAGGTATCGGCTTAAAAGCAGGTATTGGTAGAGCAGACAATATAGAAGATGCTGCATATATGGCAGACATAGGACTTGAAATAATTCGTGAAGGAAATAATAAAGAATGGATACATCTAATTGAAGAGCTTCAATAA
- a CDS encoding IMP cyclohydrolase, translating into MYLGRIISAGKTENGKPFVAYRVSSRSFPNRQVKALEDEAAIIPKEGFEKDIFKNTYIAYNCLKLVDDIAIISNGSQTDPIADKIALGMNIRDALAYSLITLDYEKDDYNTPRIAAVVKGDEGSYEAYIGIVTDNKVLVEKIDDDGAQFISTYEKNTPEDVIYSAENPNDACKFIFDEGDFAEFEHPVCSVAAIFDEKWNISGLNPK; encoded by the coding sequence ATGTATTTAGGTAGAATTATTTCCGCTGGAAAAACAGAAAATGGAAAACCATTTGTAGCTTATAGAGTTTCAAGTAGATCTTTTCCTAATAGGCAGGTAAAAGCTCTTGAAGATGAAGCAGCAATTATTCCAAAAGAAGGGTTTGAAAAAGATATATTTAAAAACACTTATATTGCATATAATTGTTTAAAACTTGTAGATGATATTGCAATTATTTCAAATGGTTCGCAAACTGATCCAATTGCAGATAAAATAGCTCTTGGTATGAATATTAGAGATGCCTTAGCATATTCTTTAATCACTTTAGATTATGAAAAAGATGATTATAATACTCCAAGAATTGCTGCAGTTGTAAAAGGAGATGAAGGTAGTTACGAAGCTTATATTGGAATTGTAACTGATAATAAAGTTTTAGTTGAAAAAATAGATGATGATGGCGCTCAGTTTATTTCTACTTATGAGAAAAATACACCTGAAGATGTTATTTATTCTGCAGAAAATCCTAATGATGCATGTAAATTTATTTTCGATGAAGGTGACTTTGCTGAGTTTGAACATCCAGTTTGTTCAGTTGCAGCTATTTTTGATGAAAAATGGAACATTTCTGGATTAAATCCTAAATAA
- a CDS encoding ExbD/TolR family protein codes for MAIDIKHHKEKLGGNEPEINLVPFIDILFTLLIFLVVTSTFGAASVSDDTGTGTGKPNMTDTAGDAEYYLIPVAGLKKVTVNGVDMSSEIKGNAIGVHARVLDQGDVQIKTSEHAIIIQTPAGMSPQEAVHSPE; via the coding sequence TTGGCAATTGATATTAAACATCATAAAGAGAAATTAGGTGGCAATGAACCTGAAATTAATTTAGTGCCTTTTATTGATATTTTATTTACATTACTTATCTTTTTAGTAGTAACTAGTACTTTTGGTGCTGCAAGTGTTTCTGATGATACAGGTACAGGAACTGGAAAACCGAATATGACTGACACTGCTGGTGATGCAGAGTACTATTTAATTCCTGTTGCAGGATTAAAAAAGGTTACTGTTAATGGTGTAGATATGTCCTCTGAGATAAAAGGAAATGCTATTGGTGTTCATGCAAGGGTACTTGATCAGGGGGATGTTCAAATCAAGACGAGTGAGCATGCTATAATTATCCAAACACCAGCTGGAATGAGTCCTCAAGAGGCAGTTCATAGTCCGGAGTGA
- a CDS encoding MJ0144 family RNA dihydrouridine synthase-like protein, which translates to MAGITNAEFTMKLIPYGFDTVTIGGYNTDRESIEACKKIIARGRKEFNYPKEEIYEVIENEVNTIKNSFDITVSANLRGHTPDSLIEISKIPQLDIIEINCHCRQEELVAVGCGQSMLLRPDLEDYIKEVVKKSKSKVSLKMRANVEGVDNLEIAKLAESCGVDYLHIDAMKIGVKDADFDLIEKISKNTNIFIIGNNSINSISQAEKMLNAGANAISIARAAISGKLSFDLNEIKI; encoded by the coding sequence ATGGCTGGAATAACAAATGCAGAATTTACAATGAAATTAATACCCTATGGATTTGACACAGTCACTATTGGAGGGTACAACACTGATAGAGAATCAATAGAAGCCTGTAAAAAAATTATAGCAAGAGGGAGAAAAGAGTTTAATTACCCTAAAGAAGAAATTTATGAAGTAATTGAAAATGAAGTTAACACAATTAAAAATAGTTTTGACATTACTGTTTCTGCAAATTTAAGAGGACACACACCAGATTCACTTATTGAAATTAGCAAAATACCACAATTAGATATAATTGAAATAAATTGTCATTGCAGACAAGAAGAACTTGTTGCAGTCGGTTGTGGGCAAAGTATGCTTTTACGTCCAGACTTAGAAGATTATATTAAAGAAGTTGTTAAAAAATCAAAATCAAAAGTTTCACTTAAAATGAGAGCTAATGTTGAAGGTGTAGATAACCTTGAAATTGCTAAATTAGCTGAAAGTTGTGGAGTAGATTATTTACATATTGATGCTATGAAAATAGGAGTAAAAGATGCTGATTTCGATTTAATAGAAAAAATATCCAAAAATACAAATATTTTTATTATTGGAAACAATTCTATTAATTCAATTTCCCAAGCAGAAAAAATGCTAAATGCCGGAGCAAATGCTATTTCAATAGCTAGAGCAGCTATTAGTGGAAAATTAAGTTTTGATTTAAATGAAATTAAGATTTAA
- the cofD gene encoding 2-phospho-L-lactate transferase, whose translation MITILSGGTGTPKLIQGIKEIYPEEKITVIVNTVENHYLSGGYIAADIDTVMYTFADMIDEEFWYGIKGDTFTIREKLIEMGTCELLKIGDMDRAIELQKAILLKDYTLTEVVEFQKNKLGIEATIIPMSDEDSEIKIITREHGEIDFHEFLIRYQCECEVLEVKYDNVSPSPKLIEAINKSDKVIIGPSNPITSIRPITTIEGVEQALKDKEVIAVSPFVGKSAFSGPANKFMSSFGYESSSIGVAKLYRSFLNKLVIDNQDESSKEEIEKIIPEAIVSNTFMKTLEDKINLAKIVLE comes from the coding sequence ATGATAACTATACTTTCTGGAGGTACTGGAACTCCAAAATTAATCCAAGGAATAAAAGAAATTTATCCCGAAGAAAAAATTACTGTAATAGTAAATACTGTTGAAAATCATTATTTATCTGGAGGATATATTGCAGCAGATATTGATACTGTTATGTATACCTTTGCAGATATGATAGATGAAGAGTTTTGGTATGGGATTAAAGGGGATACATTTACAATTAGAGAAAAACTAATTGAAATGGGAACTTGTGAACTTCTTAAAATAGGAGATATGGATAGAGCAATTGAACTTCAAAAAGCTATTCTATTAAAAGATTATACTTTAACTGAAGTAGTTGAATTCCAAAAAAATAAACTTGGTATTGAAGCTACAATTATCCCTATGAGTGATGAAGATTCTGAAATAAAAATTATTACAAGAGAACATGGTGAAATAGACTTTCATGAATTCTTAATCAGATATCAGTGTGAATGTGAAGTGCTTGAAGTAAAATATGATAATGTTAGTCCAAGTCCCAAGCTTATTGAAGCAATAAATAAATCTGATAAAGTCATTATTGGTCCATCTAATCCAATAACGTCAATTAGGCCAATTACCACAATTGAAGGTGTTGAACAGGCATTAAAAGATAAAGAAGTAATTGCAGTTTCCCCATTTGTTGGCAAATCTGCATTCAGCGGTCCAGCTAATAAATTTATGAGCTCTTTTGGTTATGAAAGTTCATCAATAGGTGTTGCCAAGCTTTATAGGTCATTTTTAAATAAATTAGTTATTGATAACCAGGATGAATCTTCTAAAGAAGAAATTGAAAAAATTATTCCAGAAGCTATAGTAAGCAATACCTTTATGAAAACACTTGAAGATAAAATTAATCTAGCAAAAATTGTTTTAGAATAA
- a CDS encoding rod shape-determining protein: protein MSIFGNEDAIEIEPTRVVKNSLGIDLGTLNTVIAKPSGDKFDLYQIPSVVAVKKDDPSAVLAVGEEAKKMLGRTPEDIVAVRPLKKGVIENVAQAQALLIRAMEIGINEGETVGRIVIGIPGDASEVEKNAAEEIGRKAGAEYVLVVSEGLAAAIGAGLPIAEPNGTMVIDIGAGSTDLVIISLGGINDIETVRFGGDDIDNRIVELVAEKYNAAISIHDAEAAKMEVGMIHCSEEFENLNYEVIGKSLETNRPKKVVIDSMLVADAVEPIIKEVIGGLNLILERLPAELMMGIYNNTVAVGGSSRLKGLKERIFDETEVPIKISDDPMTVVAKGTAIVAAEPLALEPEVRLKAMK from the coding sequence TTGAGTATTTTCGGAAATGAAGACGCTATTGAAATTGAACCAACTAGAGTTGTGAAAAATAGTTTAGGTATCGACTTAGGTACATTAAACACTGTAATCGCAAAACCATCAGGAGATAAATTTGATTTATACCAAATCCCTTCTGTAGTTGCTGTTAAAAAAGATGATCCTTCTGCAGTGCTTGCTGTTGGAGAAGAAGCTAAAAAAATGTTAGGTAGAACTCCAGAAGATATTGTAGCAGTGAGACCACTTAAAAAAGGTGTAATTGAAAATGTTGCACAGGCACAAGCATTACTCATTAGAGCAATGGAAATTGGTATCAACGAAGGAGAAACTGTAGGAAGAATTGTAATTGGAATTCCTGGAGATGCATCTGAAGTAGAAAAAAATGCTGCTGAAGAAATCGGTAGAAAAGCAGGGGCAGAATATGTTTTAGTAGTTAGTGAAGGTTTAGCTGCAGCTATTGGTGCAGGATTACCTATAGCAGAACCTAACGGAACCATGGTAATAGATATTGGTGCAGGATCCACTGATTTAGTAATCATTTCCCTTGGAGGAATAAACGACATTGAAACTGTAAGGTTCGGTGGAGATGATATTGATAATAGAATCGTTGAGTTAGTTGCAGAAAAATACAATGCTGCAATAAGTATTCACGATGCAGAAGCTGCAAAAATGGAAGTTGGTATGATTCACTGTAGTGAAGAATTTGAAAACTTAAATTATGAAGTTATTGGCAAATCATTAGAAACTAACAGACCTAAAAAAGTTGTTATTGACTCAATGTTAGTTGCAGATGCAGTTGAACCTATTATAAAAGAAGTCATTGGTGGATTAAACCTCATATTAGAAAGATTACCTGCAGAATTAATGATGGGAATTTATAATAATACTGTTGCAGTTGGGGGAAGTTCTAGGTTAAAAGGTCTTAAAGAAAGAATATTTGATGAAACTGAAGTTCCAATCAAAATATCTGATGATCCTATGACTGTAGTTGCAAAAGGAACTGCTATTGTAGCTGCTGAACCATTAGCTTTAGAACCAGAAGTACGTTTAAAAGCTATGAAATAA